TTAAGGTGGAAGTACCTCTTGTAAATAAGTTATTGCATTTGCGAAGAGAGAAAGAAGTTTTGGATTGGATGCGGTTGAAGCTGCAAGGTGAGAGAGCCTTGGCCTATTTTCAATTCTTCAGGAAGAGGAATGATCTTTCCAAAATGCTGTTTGATGCTGCAAATGACAATATATTACAGTATGTACGTTCACTACCCTTAAATAGACAGGAGAAAAGAGAACTTCTGCCCTTCCTTGGTGTGAGAGCTATTATGCAGGAATCTGCTTCCCTCCCAAAGGGAATAAAGGCCACGGCTAGGGGAAAGTTAATTTATTTCCAAGGTCGTGAATTCTCGTTGAAAGAAGGCTTAGAGCATGTTTATTCTAATACAGTATTGCCCTTGCGCAAGCTGCAATTGGAAGAAGCTTCTGCAATGAATACTCTACGCGTAGAAGAGAAATTCGAAGAGTTAGAGGATTTCATTACGAAGATAACTTTTGTAGACATTGTGGCTGCCAATTTTTTAGTTAAACAGAGATTGATGCAGTTTTTGCCTTATCTTCCGCTGTCCAAGATGGCAATCCTTATTCCACATCTTGATAGTGTTCATTTTAATTATTGCTTGCAAGGGATGTCATTGAATCAACAGGCAGACTATCTTTACTTTGCTTCAGTTGAACAGAAAGAAGATTTCATATTGAAGTATGGGTTGAGACATAGATTTATAGATGCTTGGAATGCAGCTAAGGGTAATTTAAGTATTAAACTGATAAATCGCCAGGTCAAAGAATTAGAGGCTGCCTTTAAGCCGCATCTTCCCCTTTTAGCTTCTGAAATGCTATTAGACAGCGGTTTAATTAAATTGAAAAAAGCTCTTAAAAACGAAGAAACGTCCGGATTTATCAAAACCTATTTTAAGTGTTTTAAAAATGAAGTGAGAACGGCACTAAAAGAAGCCAAACAGATGCGTGATGCGATCAGTCAACTTTCTATCCGTATGCCGGATGAATATATTGATTTTATTACTGGCGAACCAATGAGCGATCCCGTTATTGTAACCGATATTTTGAAGAATATTTTTATTGTAAATAGATCAACGATACCGTTGTTATCCGGCAAGAATCCTAATGGGGGAACATCTTTTGATAAAGAGTGTTTTGTTCCGGACGTAAAACTAAAAAATAAGATTGATACTTGGAAAGCAAATCATCCTGATTACAATTATTAAGAGGGGACTATGTCATTATACATATCAAGATCGAGATGGGCTATTGACCGTGTTTTGAATGGAAGAGAGGGCAGCCGACTTGAACGGAATCTTGAATGGAGAGACAATGATTTAGATACAATGTTTTCCTGCTTTAAAAGAAACATTAAAGCGCGCGTTTCTTTCGCTGTACACGGTATTGTAGGTACAGGTGCTTCTGTTATTTCTCGTGTTCCAAAAGTCCTGGAAAATGCAGCAATCACTGTCCTTACTCTAAAGTCTAGTTATTTCTATGCTACGGGAAGGCAATTGAAGGGAATTTTTGCGGACATTTTAGTCGGAAGTATTTTCACTCTTTCCGGAGTATTGGCTCCTCACACTACTGTAAAACATGTTACTTTAAGCTATCATAGCGATGATAGTAAACAGCAGGACTACTTTATTAAAAATAATGCCTATATAACTCGCTTTATCGATTTTTTAAGTGTGAAGGATAGTAAGAAATCCTTGGTTCTTTCTCCAGTACGAGCCCATTTCATAAGTCCCATACGCGGTTTAAGCCGTGCTTTGCAGGCGTTAGTAAAAGGTATCTACTTCTTAGCTACGGCACTTTTTAATGCTAAGCCCATCGGAAGTGTTTACAAAGGCTTAGAAAAGGTGGTTATACAGACTCCTCTCTATGTGTTAGCAGGTTTTGTAGGGTTTGTATTTTCCAGTGTCCATAGCAATTTGAATATAAGGAGGGGATAGTCGGTACCTTCAGATTTAAACCCATTTGCAAGTTCGGCTTTGTTTAAATAAGTTGGGTTTTAATTAAAGCGCTGATTTCGTTACGTATTTGTGCAAATGCGCGTTCCGTTCCAAAAGTGTAATCCCACAGAGCTATTCTGGCAGGTTCGTAAGTGACCTGATCTGTCGAAAGGTTTTTTTCTATGATGGAATAAAGCTGGGGATAGTTTTCAGGGAGAATATTTGTTCCCGTTTTAAATAGAGTGGCATTGCGGTCTGTATGGGGGTCTAGCCGGAATTTATTTAGGAAGAACATCGGTTTGTTGAAAGCGAGGAAGTCGTATCCAACGGAAGAATTATCTCCGATGTAAATATCTGCGGCATTTAAAAGGGGAAATACAACCGGAAAATTTTCGATAAAAACAATATTCGGCTTATTGGAATATTTCCCAATTAAATGATGATAGAGGGGAGCCATATTGTTATCGGGATCTGAGTGTAGTTCTAACCGCGGATGTAATTTAACGAGAATATTCATCTCGGCTGGAAGATTGTCGAGCATAGTTTCGCATACATCGAAAAATGTGCTTGCATCTTGGATATCCATCCAGGTGGGGGCGTAAATGGCAGTAAGCTGTTTGCGGGCAAATTGAGAAGTAAACTTATCCTGTGCGATTTGATCGTAGAATGCCTTATTCTGTTTGTAATAGGTATAGCGGTAGTTGCCTGTGATAACGTAATCTTTTAGGAGGTGATCCACATGGAAATCCTTAAAGGTGTCCAGTAGGTTCCTTCCATAAACCAGCTTAATATCTTCATAAATAGCATTTTTGAAGTAGTAGCTTTTATCAGAGTAGCCATGGGGGCAGAACACACGCCGCATGCGTTTGTTATATTCTATTTCCAATTCGCGGAAGGTATTTTCAAATTTTGCTTGTGGCCAGATATCTGAAATGAACAGGACGTCATATAGCTGGATCATTTCTTCGGGGCCGAAAGATCCGTAGGGTTGCGTTTGGATATTTACGTTAGGATATAAGGGTGTGCAGAGCTCAGTATCGCTGTCGCTTAAGAATAATAGCGGGATATCCATGATGAAGGCGATGGGAGCTAAGTGGTCTGCATTGTGGATTTGCTGATCGCCTACAAATGCAACTCCTTTGATTGCTGAGGTAGTCATTAGATCCCTAGCGTGATTTTAGTAAGGGCTTTATGAATGTGCTCTGCACGTTTATGCGAGAGTTCCTCCGGTAGGATGGAACTGCTGATTTTGCCTAGGAGGTGAGCACGGCGGCACGAGAAAAAGAGGTGGTTCAATTCTGCTGTGGTAATTCCACTGATCCATCCTAAATCGACCCCTAGTTTAAGTAAGCTGATATTGTTTAAAGCCTCAATGGTTTCAATCTGGTAGGAGTGGACTAGAACGGCGTAAGCACGGGCGACGTGGTCTTTAATTTCCGGTTTATCCTGTTCTTTTAGCTTTAAGCGTATGGCGTTTTCTTGGACCTGTACTTTGGTGATGGCGCTGCGGATTGTGCTAAGGATATTGTCTTCAGTGATGCCTAAGGTATAATTGTTTTGGATGACGATGACATCTCCGATGATTTCTGTGGGGCTGCCTTGAATGCCCGTTACGATGAGCTGGTCGTCTTGCAGCTTTCTGATGAGAGGTTCTAGCTCGTTGGTCTGCGCTAAGGCAGGGAGTTGAAGGAAGGCTGATACATTGAAGCCTGTTCCGCATTGATGAGGGTCTGCGGTGAGGAAGCCGAATTTCGGCGAAAAGGCATAACCAAGGTCTTCACCTAGAGTGGATTCGATTTTGACGAGGGTATTCCATGCCTTTTCAAGGTCATTTTCTGTATCGAGCTGAGTAAAATGGATGTGGTTATTGAGGTTGAACGAGGCGATAAATGTTCCTGTATTGTCGACGACAAATCCTTCGCCGACATGAGCATGCTGAAAGGACTGCAAACTAAGGAAATGCTCCATCAGGTATTCTTTATCCAGGGGGGAGATCTCATCTCCTTTGAGCAGCACAGCTTGGTCTAGGGCTCCTGAGTCTGTCAGACCTTTGGAAGTTATAGATACAACTTGCTGACGTCTATCAGGCGTCATTTTTCCGGGGAATTTAAATTTTTCTATATTGCGCTGCAACGAGAGCGACGTAGCAAGAAGTACGGTGTTTTGATTGTGGTCCCACGGAGAAACCAGCTTGGCTACAGAGGGGGCTAATTCGTTATTGGACATTATCATTCCCTTTTTTCTCGGTCAAATCGCGTATTTGGTCTCTTAAGAGCGCTGCTTGTTCATAATCTTCGCGGGCAAGGGTTTCGTTCAAAGCTTCATTTAGTGCCACAATACGGACCGATAGGCTCATTTCCTTGCTTTCACCGGGTGCGCGACCAATGTGCAGCATTTGGGTGCGTTTGCTGGATGTAAGTTTAGGCGGGATGGATTGTGCGCGGTAGAGCTCGTCAATGATCACGTTTTCGAATACTTCGTAGCAGCTGCTGCATCCGACGA
This portion of the Parachlamydiales bacterium genome encodes:
- a CDS encoding CDP-glycerol glycerophosphotransferase family protein, with amino-acid sequence MTTSAIKGVAFVGDQQIHNADHLAPIAFIMDIPLLFLSDSDTELCTPLYPNVNIQTQPYGSFGPEEMIQLYDVLFISDIWPQAKFENTFRELEIEYNKRMRRVFCPHGYSDKSYYFKNAIYEDIKLVYGRNLLDTFKDFHVDHLLKDYVITGNYRYTYYKQNKAFYDQIAQDKFTSQFARKQLTAIYAPTWMDIQDASTFFDVCETMLDNLPAEMNILVKLHPRLELHSDPDNNMAPLYHHLIGKYSNKPNIVFIENFPVVFPLLNAADIYIGDNSSVGYDFLAFNKPMFFLNKFRLDPHTDRNATLFKTGTNILPENYPQLYSIIEKNLSTDQVTYEPARIALWDYTFGTERAFAQIRNEISALIKTQLI
- a CDS encoding protein arginine kinase, which produces MSNNELAPSVAKLVSPWDHNQNTVLLATSLSLQRNIEKFKFPGKMTPDRRQQVVSITSKGLTDSGALDQAVLLKGDEISPLDKEYLMEHFLSLQSFQHAHVGEGFVVDNTGTFIASFNLNNHIHFTQLDTENDLEKAWNTLVKIESTLGEDLGYAFSPKFGFLTADPHQCGTGFNVSAFLQLPALAQTNELEPLIRKLQDDQLIVTGIQGSPTEIIGDVIVIQNNYTLGITEDNILSTIRSAITKVQVQENAIRLKLKEQDKPEIKDHVARAYAVLVHSYQIETIEALNNISLLKLGVDLGWISGITTAELNHLFFSCRRAHLLGKISSSILPEELSHKRAEHIHKALTKITLGI
- a CDS encoding UvrB/UvrC motif-containing protein; its protein translation is MTEKPPSEQQPEDILKNTPERPLECSECRRAIRVRYTEVIGDVLSSISMCSECPELEKRLRGNKGAAYATPLEGGTGLACGNCGTTLEAIRIGTLVGCSSCYEVFENVIIDELYRAQSIPPKLTSSKRTQMLHIGRAPGESKEMSLSVRIVALNEALNETLAREDYEQAALLRDQIRDLTEKKGNDNVQ